DNA from Candidatus Cloacimonadota bacterium:
TTATATTTCTTGTATTTATTATCAAATATTTTTCTTTTGAATTCCGGTTCTTTTCCAAAATTGAATAATAATCCTACTTCATATTTAGTTGCAGTCAGATAATTAAGAAGTTGGGCTTCATCTTGTTTGGAAAGATGTTTTATCGCCTTGAGTTCGACTAATATTTTATTTTCAACAATTATATCTGCTACATAATCTCCAATTATTTGATCTGCATAAAATACTTTTATTTGAACTTGACTCATACAATTCAAACCCATTTTTCTTAATTCGATCAACATTGCTTTTTCATAAACTTTTTCTAAAAATCCATAACCGAGTGTGTTGTAAACAGTATAAAAAGCTTTGATTATTTTTTCGGATAATTCTGCATATTTCATCGTAAATCCTTTTTTTGCTCACGGATCACACGGATGAACACGGATAAAAGAAAAAATAAAATAAAAAGTTATTATATCCGTAAGTCATTTTTCCATAAGCCCTTTATTTTCTTATCCGTGCTTTTCCATGCAAATCCGTGAGTC
Protein-coding regions in this window:
- a CDS encoding GxxExxY protein produces the protein MKYAELSEKIIKAFYTVYNTLGYGFLEKVYEKAMLIELRKMGLNCMSQVQIKVFYADQIIGDYVADIIVENKILVELKAIKHLSKQDEAQLLNYLTATKYEVGLLFNFGKEPEFKRKIFDNKYKKYKF